In a genomic window of Brassica rapa cultivar Chiifu-401-42 chromosome A10, CAAS_Brap_v3.01, whole genome shotgun sequence:
- the LOC103849630 gene encoding uncharacterized protein LOC103849630 gives MLEDITIKLPLIDEMQMIPSMRCLMKGLISGKITGDSELLLVSKDCSAVLQNMPIKKLGDPGNVNLMPYSMAKRLGFTHFKPTRISLVFADRSVKSPVGILEDLHVRVGNTFVPTDFVVLDVDKEPRYPLILGRSFLCMVGAIIDVRQGRIDLHLGDIAMKFEMNKLLKKPMIDAQTYTVEGENQALSPQEGMIEEILIDDPLELALTRAETEHNVMSVDTDDGHLSKYTGER, from the exons ATGCTAGAGGATATAACTATCAAGTTACCTCTGATTGATGAGATGCAGATGATACCTTCTATGCGCTGTTTGATGAAGGGTTTGATCTCCGGCAAGATAACTGGAGACAGTGAGCTATTGTTGGTTTCAAAGGACTGCAGTGCGGTACTTCAGAACATGCCAATTAAGAAATTGGGTGATCCAGGCAA TGTCAACCTCATGCCTTACTCCATGGCAAAACGACTGGGATTCACACACTTCAAACCAACAAGAATCTCCCTGGTGTTTGCGGACAGATCAGTCAAGTCACCGGTGGGTATTCTGGAAGATCTCCATGTCCGAGTGGGCAACACCTTTGTTCCGACAGATTTTGTGGTTCTAGATGTTGACAAAGAACCAAGATATCCACTCATCCTGGGTCGTTCTTTCTTGTGCATGGTTGGTGCGATTATTGATGTTCGACAAGGGAGGATTGATCTTCACCTTGGGGACATCGCGATGAAGTTCGAGATGAACAAACTGCTGAAGAAACCGATGATAGACGCCCAAACCTACACGGTTGAAGGCGAAAATCAGGCGCTATCCCCTCAAGAGGGAATGATTGAGGAAATCTTGATCGACGACCCACTCGAACTGGCTCTAACCCGAGCTGAGACTGAGCACAACGTCATGAGCGTGGACACGGACG ATGGTCACTTATCTAAGTATACGGGAGAAAGATGA